Part of the Natronobacterium gregoryi SP2 genome, TCTCCCGAAGACGTTGGATACAACGCGCCCGCGTGGTCTGTTTCACTAGCGCGTCACTATCTCTCCGAAGAATTCGGTGTTGAGTACTGCGAACGTCACGTCCGACGACTGATGTCCGAGGCCGGGCTGTCCTGGAAGACAGCCCGGCCGGAGTTCCACAAGTCCGACGAACGAGCCCAAGAGGCCTGGGAAGAAGGGTTCAAAAAAAGCGCGACAACTTGGACGATGAATACACGATCCTGACCATCGATCAGACGCGACAGGTTCTCTCGACGCTGATCTACGCGTGGTTTCCAGAAGGGGAGCGCCCGTCACTCCCGGTGACGGGCGCGTGGGACAGCATCAAACTCCTCGGGGCAGTCAGCAATAGCGGCGAGACGTTCTTTCTCCCGTGTGAGGAGAATTTCAACAGCGACACCACAATCCGGTTGCTCGACGCTCTCCAAACCGAGTTCGGCGAGAAAATCTACGTTGTCTTAGATAATGCCTCCTATTTTACGGCGAACAAGGTGCAGGCATTCGCCGAAGGAACTCCGATCGAACTGTGTTACCTTCCACGGGGTTCACCAGAGCTGAACCCCGTGGAAGAGTGCTGGCGACGACTCAATCAAGCACTCGGCAACCGCTTGTTCAACACACTGGATGAACTTCAAGAGGCTGCACTGACCGCGCTTGACGACATCGAACCGCCGAATGTCTTTACGTACTTATGTCCTTGAGTATCAATCGTCTCATCAGTGGCGTTGTGGAGCAGGTGGAGCTTCGCTCCAGCCTGCTCCTCGTGACGGGCTTGGAACTCGTCGGAGAGGAACTCGTGCAACCGCAACACCGTTCCGTCTGCGATCATCACGTCTCTGAAGCGGTCGATGTCAGCGTCAACAGCGTTGGGAACAGCGACCTCGTCGAGCGCGGTCTCGACGAGGTCGCGGAGATATTCGGCGAGTGACGGCGTCAGTCGCTGATAGAAGCCGCCGGGAGAGATCGTCTCGTCGGCTGTAGAGTTGTAGCTACGTCTGAAGCCAGCGAGTGTTCGGCTCTCGTCTGCGGCGAAGCCGAACACGAACGCCCACGCGAGGACGGGGATCTGGAGCTTTCCGTCTCGTTCGACCACGCCGAGTTCCTCGGCGTGCTCTTCGAGGAACTCAGAGGGAAACAGTGTAGTGAGCCGACGCATAATTCGAGATGAGGAGCCGGAGTTGTACACAGACTCGGCTTCCTCATTCCTTTCAAAAAGTAGCCTCGATAAGCCGCTGCTGTCACGCGGTTTCTGACTTAGCTAAAGACGGATGAGAGAAACGGGTAATGGGAGGAGACCGGCGAGGCGAGTTCGTTCGTCATCTGAGCGAGGAGGAGTTGGACCGTCTGCTTCGTCCAGCAGACGATCCAAAGGTCGTCAAGCGGCTCACCTTTGTCAAGCGTCTCTACAAGGGTGCAACGTACGAAGAAGCAGCTGACGACGTGGGGAAATCTGCGTCGACTGGAAGTCGCTGGGCACGTCGATGGAACGATGGCGGGCTGGGTCAGTTGACACCGAACTTCGGGGGCGGAAGGCCCCCGAAGCTCGGTGACGAGGAACAAGAGCGTCTTCTAGAACTTCTCGAGAGGGACAACCCTGGAAAGCACAAGAAGTTCATCAACTCTTGGACAGAGTTCGATGTTGAGTACCACCCGGATTATCTCGGCCGATTCCTCCGGAATCTCGGACTCTCCTACGCTAAACCACGTCCCAAACGACCCTCCCGGCCAGAAAACGCCGATGAAATCCTCGAAGAACGCGTCGCAGACGCGTTCGACGAGGAACCAGAGACAGCACATAACAAGCGTCCTGATGCTGAGGACGAAGGCTGGGTCCTCGACGACGATATTTGTACAGATGGGGGAACTGTCGTCGGTTTCTGTGACGCTTCTCACCCGCAACCATACGACAATTCGCATCGACTGTGGTACGTCGATGGTCCGACACTGGAACGACCGCTGGTGAAGCTTGACGAACCAGCGGTCGGGTGCTATACGCTTACCGGCGAAAGTGTCCTGACCTTTCCTGCAGATCAATCGAAAGAGACCATCTGTGCCCTACTGGAGGAGGTCCGCGAGCAGAATCCGAGAACGCGGATTCTGCTCGTCTTGGACGACTTCTCGTCTCATACGGATTACTGTAACGATTTACCGGCGCAACCGCCGCCCGGGTCGCGGTTGTGCCGAAAATGACTTACAGTAAACCGTCTCACATCTGTGAACACACGCGCAAGCGCGCACATCAACTCGGTATCGATCTCGTCTTTCTTCCGGTCGGTTCACCGCATCTCAATCCAATCGAGCAGGTCTGGAAAGTGCTCAAACGGAATGCTTCACCAATCGTCGTGGCGAGCGAGAGCGCGTTCCGCACTCTCGCTCGCCGTCTCTTCAACACCCTCACCGATCGACTTGGATTCGCCAAGTCTTGGATCGGCCAGTTCCTCAGTCCATATTTGCAAAAGTTATCTTGATCATTAGTCCGACGTTCTCGGTGTGGCAGTTCTACTTCTTGTTCGCGGTTTCGATGTACAATCTGTGGATCCTCGCAAATGTGCTTGTCTCAGCTGGTGCTATACCGGAGAAACCGCCAATCTCGACACGTGTATTCAGGGAATTTGTTGTTGTGACTGGTTACGGATAGGGGGAGACCAGTCCGACCAAGATGATCGGTCAAAA contains:
- a CDS encoding IS630-like element ISNagr2 family transposase (programmed frameshift) codes for the protein MATLENVSVEDLRQILAEVDDADATKRLMAAITYKEIEDLTQAEAAALYGFSSSWASKWFNRLERLADEPFEEVVYDKPREGRPSELSDDEHEQFVEVLHESPEDVGYNAPAWSVSLARHYLSEEFGVEYCERHVRRLMSEAGLSWKTARPEFHKSDERAQEAWEEGFKKKRDNLDDEYTILTIDQTRQVLSTLIYAWFPEGERPSLPVTGAWDSIKLLGAVSNSGETFFLPCEENFNSDTTIRLLDALQTEFGEKIYVVLDNASYFTANKVQAFAEGTPIELCYLPRGSPELNPVEECWRRLNQALGNRLFNTLDELQEAALTALDDIEPPNVFTYLCP
- a CDS encoding IS630 family transposase translates to MGGDRRGEFVRHLSEEELDRLLRPADDPKVVKRLTFVKRLYKGATYEEAADDVGKSASTGSRWARRWNDGGLGQLTPNFGGGRPPKLGDEEQERLLELLERDNPGKHKKFINSWTEFDVEYHPDYLGRFLRNLGLSYAKPRPKRPSRPENADEILEERVADAFDEEPETAHNKRPDAEDEGWVLDDDICTDGGTVVGFCDASHPQPYDNSHRLWYVDGPTLERPLVKLDEPAVGCYTLTGESVLTFPADQSKETICALLEEVREQNPRTRILLVLDDFSSHTDYCNDLPAQPPPGSRLCRK
- a CDS encoding transposase, producing the protein MTYSKPSHICEHTRKRAHQLGIDLVFLPVGSPHLNPIEQVWKVLKRNASPIVVASESAFRTLARRLFNTLTDRLGFAKSWIGQFLSPYLQKLS